The Oculatellaceae cyanobacterium genomic sequence GAATTTCTGCGGCATTATTGGGATCTGCACAGTAGACGCAAGCTTCTAGCAATGCTTTAACTAAGGCAATGTGGGTATTAGGATAAGCTGTTGCCCAATCTTCTCGCACTCCGAGAACTTTCCCAGGATGTCCTAACCAAATCTCTAAATCTGTGGCGACAGGAAAACCAATTCCTTCTACGGCGGCGCGAACATTCCAAGGTTCGCCAACGCTATAGCCGTCTATACTACCAGATTTAAGGTCGGCAACCATTTGGGCTGGCGGAAGAGTTTGAATTGAAACATCCCGATCTGGATCGATACCACCAGCAGCTAACCAATAACGCAATAGTAAGTTGTGCATGGAGGATGGATGTACCATGCCTAATGTATGGCGTTGATCGGGGGTTTTCCGCAGGTAGTTTTTGAAATCGGATAAGGTATAAATTCCTTGGTCGTAGAAGCGTTTAGATAATGTAATAGCATTGCCGTTACGAGTAAGTGTCAGGGAACTAACTACAGGTAAAGGCTTTCCTTCCAAACCTCCTAATGTTAACCAAATGGGCATTCCCGAAGGCATTTGAGCAGCATCTAAAAACCTGCCAGCTATACCGTCGGCAATTCCGCGCCAGCTAGATTCACGTACTAAGTGAACTTCATCGAGTCCATGTTTGGCAAAGAAGCCTTTTTCTTGGGCAACTGCTAGCGGCGCACAGGCGACTAAGGGCAAAAAGCCGATTTCTAAGTTGACTTTTTCTAAACCGTGACGCGCGATCGCTGCTGTTTTTCTAGCGCGAAGTTTTTTGATTTGTTTTTGTTGATTTAAAAAGTAAATCATTTCACTGCGTAAGCTGTAGTAGCTGGGATGTTCTACTACTTCCATGCGCTTACGGGGGCGGGGTATATCTACTTCTAGTATTTGACCGATTTTTGATTCTGGCCCATTGGTTAACATCACGATGCGGTCAGATAATAGTACGGCTTCATCTACGTCGTGTGTCACCATGACGGCGGTAACGTGGTTTTCTTGGCAGATTTGCATTAATTTTTCTTGCAAGTTACCGCGTGTTAAAGCGTCTAATGCGCCGAAGGGTTCGTCTAATAGTAGGACTTTGGGACGAATGGCGAGGGCGCGGGCAATAGAAACCCGTTGTTTCATCCCACCAGATAAATGCGCGGGTAGTTTATCGGTGGCGTGTCGCAGTCCCACCATATCTATATGTTGTTCGATAATTGCATCCCGTTCTTCTTTCGGCAGATGCTTCATTACCGTATTCACTGCCAAGGCAATGTTTTCCCGTACTGTCCGCCAAGGCAGTAAAGAATAGTTTTGAAATACTACCATTCTTTCTGGCCCTGGTTCTTGCACTGGAGAATCATCGACTAATACTATGCCTTCAGTGGGGGAATCCAAACCTGCAATCATGTTTAATAAGGTGGATTTACCGCAACCAGAGTGACCAATTAATGAGATAAATTCACCTTGGCGGATTTCTAATTCAATACCTTTAAGGGCAACATAGGTATTGCCATTTGGTAAGTTAAATACTTTTCCAATTTGGTTGACTTCAACAAAGTTAGACATGGCAGTAATTGATAAGTTGAAAGTGAGGAGTTAGAGAGCAGGGGGGCAGGGGAAGCAGGGGAAGACAGAGGAAGCAGAGGAGCCAGAGGGAGATAAAGATAATAAACCTATTGCAAAAATCAGAGCTATATTTTTAACGCATTAGCCGTTAGCGAAGCTGCGCGTTAGCGCTAGGCTTCCCGTACGGTAGTACGCAAAGTTAACGCAGAGGACGCAAAGAATTATATAGACTTTTGCAAGAGAGCTAATATTCGATATCGCTCCTCGCTATTCCCTATTTTTGTTCGCCGGGAACAACTAATTTAGCGATATAACCAATTAGTTTGTCTAGTAATAAACCCACAACTCCTACGTAGACCAGAGCTAAGATAATTTGACTGATGTTAGCAGCATTCCAAGCATCCCAAATAAAGAAGCCTATACCCACGCCACCAATTAACATTTCCGCAGCAATAATCGCTAACCAAGATAAGCCGATGCCAATTCTTAAACCTGTAAAGATGTAGGGGACGGTTGCTGGAAATACAATGTCTAAAAAGTATTCTTTTTGTGATAGTTTCAAAACTTTGGAAACATTTCTGTAATCTTGGGGAATTTGATGTACTCCGGCAATTGTATTGATGATGATTGGCCAGATACTTGTGATGAAAATCACGAAAATTGCACTAGGGTTTGATTGTTGAAATGCTGCTAAAGAAATTGGTAGCCAAGCTAGAGGTGGAATAGTCCGTAATACCTGAAAGATTGGATCAAAGGCATCAAAGAGAAAAGCATTAGTACCAACTAGAATCCCAACAATGATACCTACAATTGCTGCTAAGGTGAAACCTGTAGCGACTCGTTGCAAACTGGCGAAAATTTGCCAGAATAAACCCTTGTTAGTGGCTCCTTTATCAAAAAATGGGTTAATAATTAATTCCCAAGTTTGGGCTATTACTTTTATTGGCCCTGGTAAGTTAGCATCAGGACTTACCGTAAGTAGTTGCCAGACAATTAGAATAGCGGCAAGTGCGATTATGGGCGCAATTATTTTTCTTGATTTCGGATCGCTTAACAAATTTTGGAATGAATTGTTACGGCGGGAACGCTTGATACTTAGAGTCATTTTTTGCTTGCCTCGCTTTACTAATATTTCTCTGGGATGTTGTGGTACTGGGCTAACTTTGCGGTTGATATTTCTGGTAGCTAAACTTGTTTAATTTGCAAGCTTTGCAGATAAGCTGTTGGGTTGTCGGGGTCAAATTTAATACCATCAAAGAATGTTTCAACTCCCCGCGATGTAGTTTGAGGAATTTCTGATGCAGATAAACCCAGGTCTTTAGCAGCTTCGCGCCATAAATCTTCACGATTCACTGCATTAATAATTTTTTGGGTATCTAAATTTTGTGGTAACTGACCCCAACGAAGGTTTTCTGTTAAAAACCAAAGATCGTGGCTCTTGTAGGGGTAAGAAGCATGGTTTTCCCAGTAGCGCATGATATGGGAAGGATTTTTTACAACCGAGCGCCCATTACCGTAATCAATGCGACCTTCTAGGCGATCGCTAATATCTGTTACAGGTACTTTCGCCCACTCAGCATCGGAGATAATTGCTGCCATTTCCGCACGGTTTTCCATGCGATCGCACCACTGTTGCGCTTCCATTAATGCTTTTAAAATTGCTTTGGTAGTATTAGGATGTTTGTCTACCCAATCAGCACGAAAACCTAAAGCTTTTTCTGGATGATCTTGCCAAAATTCATTAGTAACAAGGGCGCTATAACCAAGTTTTTCATTAATTAATCGCACGTGCCAAGGATCGCCTACGCAAAAACCGTCTAAATTCTTAATCCTGACATTTGCTACTAATTGCCCTCCAGGTACTACTATAGTAGCGACATCTTTATCTGGATCAATTCCTCCAGCCGCTAACCAATATCGCAACATAGTATCGCTAGTACCACCTTTAAAGGTCATACCAAAACGTAAGACATCTCCTTTAGCTTTCGCTTGTTCGGCTTTTGTCTTTAAAACACCAGAATTCAAGCCAACATTTAAATCTTTGTGGGCATTAGATATGGAAATTCCTTGACCCCCTGTATTTAATCTCGCTACTACATACATGGGGACTTTTTTATTGTTGACGGTAACAGTACCTAATGACATATGGTATGGCGTAGGCGTAAGCACCATTGCACCATCAACCCCACCGCCTTGCGATCCGAGTTGTAAATTGTCTCGTGTTACTCCCCAAGAAGGCTGTTTAACTAAGCTGACATCTGGAACTCCATATTTCGCAAATAAACCTTTTACCTTCGCGATAATTAGTGGCGCAGCATCAGTTTGACCGACAAAACCAACTCTGGCTTGAGTTGTTTCGGGAGTTAAGCCAGATAAACCGTGAACAGCGTTAATTTGCTGAACATTATTAGCAGATTGAGAATTACTTGTACAACCATGAACTAATAAAGCTCCTACAGTAGTTGCTCCAGCAGTAAATAAGAATTGTCTGCGAGAAAATTGCTTAGGTAATCGGTTCATAGCTCCTCAAATAATAGTTATGAGAATACTGACTAAGCTGGCAAATACCAGTTTAAAAATGCAGCAAATAGGGGCAGCCAGATGACAAAATTTCTGGTTACTCAGGGAGTGGATTAATTGTCGAAAAAATGTGATTTAAATCGCAACTTCAAATTGGCGATCAAGAATTGCTAGTTTCCATGCCATCTAAAGTTGTTTTAATCATTAAATCTAAGAGTAATGGGAAATTTTTATAAAGTAAATACTTGATCTAGATAATTGAAAAATAAAACTTATAAAAATTACTTATAGAAATTCATTGATGAAAATTATTTTTATCATAGAGTTTTGTCTATGTTTTATTAAATAGAAAAATTAAAATAGTGATTATTGATATTTCTCTATTAGCCACTTTAAAGCTTTGAAAATTTTGCATATATAAAGGTTGTCCAACCGTTAAAACTTAATGTTTAACTGTTTGAAACATAAAAAATAAATTTAAATTAATTGTTTGCTGATAAAAAATTACTCTATAAAAGAGTTAGTTTAACCTTCATAAATACGGCTCTTCCGTCTCAATCGTGAGCAAAAAATTATTATTTAGCTCAAATACCGTAAACAGCAGACATAAACATTACCAAGGATAGTTGACCCATAATTCAAAAAAAATTTAACCACCACCAAGAAGAGAAAACTATACTGTTATTACATTCATAATCCTGAACGACACAATCTTTAGTAAAAATTCTGATATCCCGTATTTATAGTAAAAGCAATTTGACAACAGGACTTGTTAAGATAATTATTCAGTAACTGTTTGTAGCTGCTTTAGGTAAATTAACTTATGAGTAAGAAAAATTTAGCAATTTTATCAAGCTTGATATCCTTGTCATTAACTACCATCGTTTCTCAAGTTGCAGCACAAACTTATCCGTCTTGCTCCCCATCAGGAACATCAGCAACCAATTTAGTAGTATGTTCTGCTTCTTATCTAGG encodes the following:
- a CDS encoding CmpA/NrtA family ABC transporter substrate-binding protein; translated protein: MNRLPKQFSRRQFLFTAGATTVGALLVHGCTSNSQSANNVQQINAVHGLSGLTPETTQARVGFVGQTDAAPLIIAKVKGLFAKYGVPDVSLVKQPSWGVTRDNLQLGSQGGGVDGAMVLTPTPYHMSLGTVTVNNKKVPMYVVARLNTGGQGISISNAHKDLNVGLNSGVLKTKAEQAKAKGDVLRFGMTFKGGTSDTMLRYWLAAGGIDPDKDVATIVVPGGQLVANVRIKNLDGFCVGDPWHVRLINEKLGYSALVTNEFWQDHPEKALGFRADWVDKHPNTTKAILKALMEAQQWCDRMENRAEMAAIISDAEWAKVPVTDISDRLEGRIDYGNGRSVVKNPSHIMRYWENHASYPYKSHDLWFLTENLRWGQLPQNLDTQKIINAVNREDLWREAAKDLGLSASEIPQTTSRGVETFFDGIKFDPDNPTAYLQSLQIKQV
- the ntrB gene encoding nitrate ABC transporter permease, with the protein product MTLSIKRSRRNNSFQNLLSDPKSRKIIAPIIALAAILIVWQLLTVSPDANLPGPIKVIAQTWELIINPFFDKGATNKGLFWQIFASLQRVATGFTLAAIVGIIVGILVGTNAFLFDAFDPIFQVLRTIPPLAWLPISLAAFQQSNPSAIFVIFITSIWPIIINTIAGVHQIPQDYRNVSKVLKLSQKEYFLDIVFPATVPYIFTGLRIGIGLSWLAIIAAEMLIGGVGIGFFIWDAWNAANISQIILALVYVGVVGLLLDKLIGYIAKLVVPGEQK
- a CDS encoding nitrate ABC transporter ATP-binding protein (This model describes the ATP binding subunits of ATP-binding cassette (ABC) transporters for nitrate transport, or for bicarbonate transport, in bacteria and archaea.) — encoded protein: MSNFVEVNQIGKVFNLPNGNTYVALKGIELEIRQGEFISLIGHSGCGKSTLLNMIAGLDSPTEGIVLVDDSPVQEPGPERMVVFQNYSLLPWRTVRENIALAVNTVMKHLPKEERDAIIEQHIDMVGLRHATDKLPAHLSGGMKQRVSIARALAIRPKVLLLDEPFGALDALTRGNLQEKLMQICQENHVTAVMVTHDVDEAVLLSDRIVMLTNGPESKIGQILEVDIPRPRKRMEVVEHPSYYSLRSEMIYFLNQQKQIKKLRARKTAAIARHGLEKVNLEIGFLPLVACAPLAVAQEKGFFAKHGLDEVHLVRESSWRGIADGIAGRFLDAAQMPSGMPIWLTLGGLEGKPLPVVSSLTLTRNGNAITLSKRFYDQGIYTLSDFKNYLRKTPDQRHTLGMVHPSSMHNLLLRYWLAAGGIDPDRDVSIQTLPPAQMVADLKSGSIDGYSVGEPWNVRAAVEGIGFPVATDLEIWLGHPGKVLGVREDWATAYPNTHIALVKALLEACVYCADPNNAAEIREILSWQEYVSTDMDYIQVYDPDFSSCSLENPMQEYAHHQFFGDSINRPSRTEHLWIMTQLARWGETPFPRNWVEILERTCKVGVFSTAARELGLDVNYSRSSIELFDGIPFNADDPIGYLNSLKIKRDFSIADVILDTKTQKVA